A region of the Ciona intestinalis chromosome 12, KH, whole genome shotgun sequence genome:
AATTCTTGGGTTACAGCTAAGTTgtctcgttgctgctaccgtTGAAGGAGTAGGCATCTTTCGGCAAGACactacgtggtaacttgtcagcaggcacgagatgtataaaacaggacacccgtgttttaacgactatcgttatccggccacgcgaggacaaaggaagttacattcacacgTGTTTACAACATATCGTATTCTGTTATTCCTATATTTACTTTTGCCGGAAAGATAAACCAATCTACAAACCATGCAATAGCTTGCTAAAGCTGCTTAGTCACCATTAATCTAGTCTTGTCACTCACCCCTATACTGTTTgtacaatgtttgtttacctAACGTACATCCTGAAACCACGGATACACAAACATTATACTCAACACATTACCGTTTGTGTATTACAGCTACAGATATAAACACTGTAATAAAAACACTAACATAACCCGAAACACTGTTATAAAAGCACCAAAATAAACTACGTatatctaaaacaaaataaaaaccgACTTTGTTACGTCTTAGGTGGAGATCCGAGATATGAAAGCTCCCTATTACCGGCCTTTGCGGCAATCGTTCGATTATCAGGCAGCAGGCACCAACATATTACCTTCTTCTATTATCTGCCCAACTGCCCTTTTCTCCTTTCTCTCCTTTCTCTCTTTCTCTCTCGAAAGACACATCAAGGCGGACGGCGGTTGTAATTGCACACCAGCGAACGTGACTTACACCCGTCAAAATATAGAAGTATAGTCAAATCTATGCATAATtattctaaaatttttaaacaccaGTCAAAGTGAGttcattttcaacttttagtGATTCACTGGACGAGACACCTGACATTTCATATATAGCTTTCATTATATAgaagatgggggaagatgggacaccttttaattctattttcttgtcctatttggtagtaaacgaggaacaaacaaaagaataaaaacaagtatcttcacaactctaATAGttcgttgttagttgtttaaaaaaacgtcaggatatttgggtattatgtgctaaaggtgtcccatctttacccCAAAGTATTATATTCtctgtgggtgaggtctttagcCGCGCCATCGGACCTGAGGTTGACGCCACTGtttgctcattaccccaacacctacAGAGCAGGCACGCCAGATATGTAGGTCTAATCAGTAACCTGAAGGTATATAGGCTAACAGTTCTTTTGAAATttgttaaacaacaaatttaaacgaCAACAGGAAATTGGCAAACTGGAAAACACGAAAATTAATCAAGTCAACTTATGTCGCAATTATTTATTCGTCTCAGTTACCAAAGTGTATAGATATCGAACGACAAACAAGTAGAAGTATTGCTAAATCAAAGGAACGACCGACGACACCGTATGCCCCGTGCCTGTAATGTTATACTTAGTAATTAGCGGCTCTTTTGTTTCCATTTTGGTTGACGTAAATTCGCTTGATTTTGATTGATGAACTGGGTACAGATAACACGTTGTTGAACAGACGGTGTTTTATGTCGGGTATTCCAGACACGTTTGCCAGGAATGTATAAATACAGAGGTTTATGCGCTTATAGATTCAATAGAAAAGCCCAACAGTATATAGcaggttagggtaagatggtacacttttgtattattttcccatttggtagtaaattaagaatatttacagaaatatataaccgtagcctcacgactctaaaatagcgttgttagttgttcaaaataacacgatcagggtttATAGGATATTATAGGTATGTTAACGGCTTCCTGTCATACAGTATTATACTTCGAAAATTGTTTGGAAATATATACAAGGCATTTATAAGATTGAGATGACCTCGTTAAATGAAACCCATCGTCACCATGACTCCGTAgaagtttacaaaacaagaaGTTCACCTGCCACCGAGAACGAACAGGTTTGTTTATAATCTACTATAGAGTGCCGTAAGGTGGAACAAGTTCCAAGTTTtgacattattttcttttttttacaattgttaATGCTAGCATACCGTGCACTAACCAATGATGTATTCTCTTTATAAATAACTATTTACCGCCgtatagttttacaattcccgtatatagtagggtggggaagatgggacaattttagcgcataatgtctaaatatcctgatcgtgttttaaaaatccaCAACCGTACATGGTGGtagtgagaatatggttttataattatttaaatattcttaatttactaccaaatgtgatgaGAAAATAGCATGAAAGGTGTCCGGTttgcccccaccctactatataagtcCTATACTTCTTTCAGATTGCCATTGCGTCTGTTGTAGCATTCCTTGGTATCTGGACTACGCTCGGTAACTCGCTAACAATTGCAGCAATCTGCTTAGCAAAGCGAATGATGACTAAGTGCAACCTGTTTATCTTAAGCCTCGCTGTTTCTGATCTCGTTTCTGGATTGATTGCGTCGCCATTGTGGCTTTACCGAAGGTTGGTTAACTGAGTAATGAACTATCATAGCAATATAACTCGCGTGAGGATAATTTGTTACGGTGATTTATTTTCTCCTTTACTAATGATGTTATagacatagtagggtggggaaagatggaacacctttagctcagAATATCCAGacgatatcctgatcgtgttttaaacaattaacaacggtctaagggagtcgtaaggctacgttttataattctttgaatgttatttgtttactaccaacatggcctactcaatacaataaatgtattgagtaggccatgctaccaaatggaacgataaaatagaatgaaaaggtgcccccATTTACCTATCCCGCAAAAAGAAAGTAACACAGTCTTAAATCCTATATGCCTGGCAGCAGACGTAACAGAGGACATTtttacagtactgtggggggagatgggacacctgtagcacataatatccaaatacctttgtttattactgaatgggaagataaaataaaaggaaaaggtgtcccatttccccccactctactatataatagcTTATATCCGCAATTAATTTTACAGGACATGGGGATTTAACGACTGGGAATGGGGCGACTTcctttgtaaattgttttggtTCAGCGATCAATCTACCTCATTCTGTACAGCAATGCATATTGCTGCTTTCGCTGTGTGGAGATTCATTGGCGTGAAATGGCCATCTCTCTTCGAAAAGATTAAAATGCGGTAGggaaaaaagtgttttataaagtcttttagtaatataaatacaaagttttGTTCAGTTAATAACCCTCATTGAATTTTTATGGCCTATGATGATGAATATAAAAAGCTACTACACatagtatagtagagtgggggaagatgggactccatttcattttgttttctctttccaattggtagtaaacaaagaacatccaaataattatgaaattgtatccttacgacttctacagaccgttattaattctttaaaacacgatcaggttatttggaaattatgtgttaaaggtgtcccatcttcccccaccctactatatagtgtatatccaaatatcctggtcgtgttttaaacaattaccaacgctccATGGGAGTAGTAAGGAATcggttctataattctttgtcctttgtttactataacaAATGGGAaagtaaaatagaatgaaaagtccTTTTATATACTACTATATGATCAAAGTAAATTGACAGCTCAAGAGCTAATTTTAACGAAGCTCCACGTACTTTAAAGCCTTACTACGAAACTATGTGTGTTTTAACCAACAATTGTACGAACGTTGCAGAACTGTCACCATTTGGCTTGTATTTATTTGGGTTGTGTCAATCATCTTTGGTGGGTTTATATTCAGTTCATTTTACGAAGTGGCAGAAAAATCAGAAGACCATCACGTCGGAAGTTGTTGGCCGATGTGTTCCATTAAAATCGAAAACGATGGGTAAGTTACGTATATACATaaatagtacaatgggggagatgggacaccttttcattcttgtctttcctattttcttgtctcatttgatagaaaacaaagaaaattcaaagaattatcaaCCACAACCTTCCAACTCCCATATTGACcggttttttttgttcaaaacacgatcatgatatttggatattatgcagataaaggtgtcccatcttttccccaccctactatggtACTTCCCCTGTTCCcagattttattttgaacaactaacaacgctcttttcgTAAGGATGCGGGtgtttaattctgtaaatattctttgtctaTCACCAAAAGGAACgaaaaaagaaactttttgAAGCAGTTTGCAGATTGAGCTAACGCTTTTGTATTTGCAGAGTTACGCGGCACCTCGTTTACTACACTGTAGTTTCGTCATTGTTTATTCTGCTTCCGATGCTCATACTTCTGGTGACGTCATGTCTTATTGTGTGGGAGATGTACTGCCACCCAGTGGTAGCAACGCAT
Encoded here:
- the LOC100180797 gene encoding growth hormone secretagogue receptor type 1-like — its product is MTSLNETHRHHDSVEVYKTRSSPATENEQIAIASVVAFLGIWTTLGNSLTIAAICLAKRMMTKCNLFILSLAVSDLVSGLIASPLWLYRRTWGFNDWEWGDFLCKLFWFSDQSTSFCTAMHIAAFAVWRFIGVKWPSLFEKIKMRTVTIWLVFIWVVSIIFGGFIFSSFYEVAEKSEDHHVGSCWPMCSIKIENDGVTRHLVYYTVVSSLFILLPMLILLVTSCLIVWEMYCHPVVATHKSKQRKTKEKRAAVQLALISASFLIGYIPMTSYVMWTTRTRVKNVTFDYWFHVAAFFCLRLSECFNPVLYNIASVQMRNASREVLMRIRTCQYNRERTPRLIRRNAIIYYKTEQHRYLNSP